In Subdoligranulum variabile, the genomic stretch TGCCAAAAAGACCGTGGAGCGCAAGAGCGGTGCACGTGGTTTGCGCAGTGTGGTAGAGGATCTATTGATCCCCATTATGTATGACATCCCGTCGGATGCGTCTATCACTAAAGTGACGATCGATGCAGATACCGTCGAAGGCGGCGAACCGCATATCGAGCATGGCATGATGCGTCCGCGCTACAAGAACATTGCGCTGCAGCAGCAATAATCAACAAAAAAGGCAACTCCCGGCAGGGAGTTGCCTTTTTCTATCAATCTTCTTGCTCGCGGAAGGTGAGGCCGGTATCGCTCATCTCGCTGACGATGGCGAGACTGGCCAGCTTGTAACCTGCCGCCCGCAGTTCATCACCGCCAGGCTGGAAGCCCTTCTCGATGCAGATGCCGATGCCGCCGACGGTACAGCCGGATTGCTTGCAGATATCCAGAAGCCCTTTCATTGCTTTGCCGTTGGCAAGAAAATCGTCGAGAATCAGTACTTTATCGCTGGGAGTAAGAAATTTTTTCGCCAGCGTTATGTCATAGTCACGGCCATAGGTATAGGAGTGCACCTTGGAGGTGTAGACATCGCCGTCAATATTCTTGCTTTTTGCCTTTTTTGCAAAGACGACCGGAACATTGAAATGGCGGGCCGTCATGCAGGCAATGGCGATGCCGGAAGCCTCGATGGTCAGAATCTTATTAATGCCATCGTCCTTAAAAATGCGGTGAAATTCCACACCGATCTGGTCCAAAAGCTCTACATCCAACTGGTGATTCAGAAAACAGTCTACCTTCAACACATTGCCGGGACGGACCTGCCCCTCTTGCAGAATACGCTGTTCAAGAAGTTTCATCTGCGAATTTGCCCCTTTCACGGATCATAGTTGTTCGATGATTCCATTATGGCAAATTCCGACGTGTTTTGCAAGTTTTTTACAATAAATGACTGGATTTTTTTGTCAAGTTGGCAGATTGATAACATTTTGTAACTAAATTTTATGCAAATTGGACACAAAATAAAAGAATTTACTTTCCAACACTGTAGAATTGGAACATTGCGCTTTTAATCGTAAAAGTCTATAATTCTTTTATACTACAGCACAGGGGTGTGCGGCCCGCCGCAAGGCAAAATGTGCTGTAAGATTTTAGGAGGGTTAGAATACCATGAAAAAACTCGTTAGTTCTGTTCTGGCGGCTTCTATGGTGCTGAGCCTGGCTGCTTGCGGTTCTACTGCGACCACGTCCGAGAGCAGCGCTTCTTCTTCTGAAGCCACCGCTTCTGCCTCTGCGGCTACTGGTGAGTCCGCCGGCTCCGGCAGCTATACCGGTACCCCGATCAAGATCGGCGGCATCGGCCCCATTACCGGTGCGGCCGCTGTATACGGCAACGCCGTTAAGAATGCTGAAGAGCTGGCCGTGAAAGAAATCAATGCTGCCAACGGCAGCGATGTCTTCGAGTGGCAGTTCGAGGACGACGAGAACGACGCCGAAAAGAGTGTTAATGCTTACAACACTCTGAAGGACTGGGGCATGCAGATTCTGGCTGGCCCTGTTACCACCACGCCTTCCGTCGCTGTTGCCGCTGAGACCGTTAACGACAACATGTTTATGCTGACTCCGTCTGCTTCTTCTCTGTCGGTCATCCTCAACGATGCTAACGACGAGAGCACGGCGCGCGGCAACGTCTTCCAGGTCTGCTTCACCGACCCCAACCAGGGTGTTGCTTCCGCCGACTACATCGCCGACAATGGTCTGCCTACCAAGATCGGTGTGATTTACGATTCTTCTGACGCTTATTCTTCCGGCATCTATGACAAGTTCAAGGCAGAGGCTGAGACCAAGGGCCTTGAGATTGTTGCGGCCGAGGCTTTTACGGCTGACAACAAGTCTGACCTTTCTACCCAGCTGGCCAAGTGCCAGGAGGCCGGTGCTGAACTGGTCTTCCTGCCCATCTATTATCAGGAAGCTTCTCAGATCCTGATCGCTGCTGACAAGATCGGTTATGAGCCCGAGTTCTTCGGCTGCGATGGCATGGATGGTATTCTTTCCATTGAAGGCTTCGACACCTCTCTGGCCGAGGGCCTGATGCTTTTGACCCCGTTCGCTGCAGATGCTCAGGATGAGAAAACCCAGGCTTTCGTTTCCGCTTATGAAGCTGCCTACGGTGAGACCCCGAACCAGTTCGCTGCGGATGCTTACGACGTTATCTACTCTATCTATCAGGCGGTCCTGGCCGGCGGTATCAACGGCGATATGGACGCCAGCGAGATCTGTGACGCTCTCAAGACTCAGTTTACCAGCATGACCTTTGATGGCCTGACTGGTACTGGTATGACTTGGGATGCTACGGGTGCGATCTCCAAGAACCCCAAGGCTGTTGTGATCAAAGACGGCGCTTACGCTGCAATGTGAGAAGCCTGACGCGGTTGTAAACTGAATTCCGTTGCCAATGGAGCTGCCGGACAAAGGGTTCGGCAGCTCTTTTTGGTATCACAGGCTGCAAAAACAGCAGAATGCACAGATATGCGGGCGAAAAAACCATTGTTTTGCCGGTTTAATTGTGCTACTATATACTATATTTCTGTACGTGTGCGGTTTTGTAAACGTCAGAAAGAGATAGAGTGAGGTGTTTTACGCAATGCAGTTTTTGTCCTACCTGATCAACGGTATCAGCCTGGGCAGCGTCTACGCGCTGATTGCCCTCGGCTATACTATGGTCTACGGCATTGCCAAAATGTTGAACTTCGCCCACGGCGATGTCATCATGATCGGCAGTTACGTGGTCTTTTTTACCTTTGGAACCTCGGGTATGAACCCGATTCTTTCCATTTTGCTGTCCATGGTCGTCTGCACGGTGCTGGGCGTTGTGATTGAACGCGTGGCGTATCGTCCGCTGCGGGAAGCTCCTTCGCTTGCCGTTCTGATCACAGCTATCGGCGTGAGCTATCTGCTGCAGCAGGTAGCGCAGCTGACCTGGTCTTCCAGTCCCAAAAGCTTCATCTCGGTCATTTCCGGGATTCCTTTCCTGCAGCCCATCAGCCTGTTTGACGGTCAGCTTACCATCTCGGCTGAAACCATTGTGACCATCGTGGTCTGTATTGTGATTATGGCTGTCCTGATCTGGTTCGTGAACAATACGTCTGCCGGTCACGCTATGCTGGCTGTGTCGGAAGACCGCGGTGCCGCTCAGTTGATGGGTGTCAACGTTAATGCTACCATTTCGCTGACTTTTGCCATCGGCTCCGCACTGGCAGCAGTGGCTGGTGCACTGCTTTGCTCTTCTTATCCCACGCTGCAGCCCACGACAGGCGCTATGCCTGGCATCAAAGCTTTTGTGGCGGCAGTCTTTGGCGGCATCGGCTCTATCCCTGGTGCTTTCCTGGGGGGCATCCTGCTGGGTGTGATCGAAAACCTGAGCAAAGCATATATCTCCACGCAGTTGTCGGATGCCATCGTTTTTCTGGTCCTGATCGTCGTGCTGATTGTCAAGCCGACCGGTCTGCTGGGCAAGAAAGTCAATGTGAAAGTTTGAGGTGGCAGCGATGAATTTGAAAACAATGAAACGCTCCACAAAGAGCAACCTGATCACCTTTGGTATTGTGATCGCTTTTTACATTGTTGTGCAGGCGCTCTCGGCGGCAGGCCTTTTGAGCAATTCCTTCTCCGGCCAGCTCGTGCCGATCTGTGCTTACGTTATTATGGCGGTTTCGCTGAACCTGACTGTGGGCATTCTGGGTGAACTCAGCCTCGGTCATGCGGGCTTTATGAGTGTCGGTGCTTTTTCAGGTACCCTTGTGTGGGTCAGTATCAATTCTTCGATGCCTCAGCCCCTGGCGCTGCTGCTTTCTTTCGTAGTGGGCGGCCTTGTGGCCGGCATCTTCGGATTCCTCGTAGGTGTTCCGGTATTGCGCCTTTCCGGTGACTACCTTGCTATTGTAACGCTTGCGTTCGGCGAAATTATCAAGAATGTAATGAACGCCTGCTACCTTGGGGTAGATGCCAATGGTCTGCATTTTTCTCTGAAAGATGCAAGCTCTCTGAACATGGAGGACGGCAAGGTTTTGATTAACGGTGCACAGGGTATTACCGGCATCACCAAGGCTTCCAGCTTCACCATTGGTATTGTTTTGGTCATTCTGACGCTGCTGGTGATTCTGAACCTTGTGAACTCCCGCGCTGGGCGTGCGATTACTTCTATCCGCGACAATGAGATTGCAGCCCGCTCCGTAGGCATTCCCATCACCAAATATAAGCTGATGGCTTTTGTCACCTCCGCTGTCTTTGCAGGTATTGCAGGTGTTCTGTATTCCTTGAACTACTCTTCTCTGGTTGCCAAAAAGTTTGATTACAACACCTCGATCCTGATTCTGGTTTTTGTGGTGCTGGGCGGCATTGGTAATCTGCGCGGTTCTGTTATTGCGGCGGCCATCCTGACCGTTCTGCCGGAAATGCTGCGCAGCATGAATGACTACCGTATGCTGATTTATGCGATTGTTTTGATCGTCGTGATGATCTTCAACCAGAGCCCTCAGATGATCGCACTGCGTGAAAAGCTGACGGCACGTTTCCGCAAGGATCACGAAGCCGGCAAGGCAAAACAGAAGAAGGGGGTGGCGTAACATGGCTCTGCTGGAAGTCAGTAACCTGGGCATTGCGTTTGGTGGCCTGCAGGCCGTGGCGCAGTTGGACCTTTCGATCGAGAAGGGACACCTCTACGGTTTGATTGGCCCTAACGGTGCTGGCAAGACCACTGTATTCAACATGCTGACCGGCGTATATAAGCCCACCGAGGGGAACATCGTGCTGGACGGCAAAGATATCACAGGTCAAAATCCCGAGCACATCAGCCGTGCCGGTGTGGCCCGTACGTTCCAGAATATCCGGCTTTTCAATGAAATGACAGTGCTGGATAACGTTAAGGTCGGCCTTCATAACCAGATCAAGTACAATATGTGGACGGGAATTTTCCGGCTGCCTGCTTTCAAGGAGAAGGAGCATGAAATGAACCGGGAGGCTCATAAACTTCTGAAAATTTTCGATCTGGATGGAGAAGCCAATCTGAAAGCCAATCAGCTTCCGTACGGCAAA encodes the following:
- a CDS encoding xanthine phosphoribosyltransferase, which translates into the protein MKLLEQRILQEGQVRPGNVLKVDCFLNHQLDVELLDQIGVEFHRIFKDDGINKILTIEASGIAIACMTARHFNVPVVFAKKAKSKNIDGDVYTSKVHSYTYGRDYDITLAKKFLTPSDKVLILDDFLANGKAMKGLLDICKQSGCTVGGIGICIEKGFQPGGDELRAAGYKLASLAIVSEMSDTGLTFREQED
- a CDS encoding branched-chain amino acid ABC transporter permease gives rise to the protein MNLKTMKRSTKSNLITFGIVIAFYIVVQALSAAGLLSNSFSGQLVPICAYVIMAVSLNLTVGILGELSLGHAGFMSVGAFSGTLVWVSINSSMPQPLALLLSFVVGGLVAGIFGFLVGVPVLRLSGDYLAIVTLAFGEIIKNVMNACYLGVDANGLHFSLKDASSLNMEDGKVLINGAQGITGITKASSFTIGIVLVILTLLVILNLVNSRAGRAITSIRDNEIAARSVGIPITKYKLMAFVTSAVFAGIAGVLYSLNYSSLVAKKFDYNTSILILVFVVLGGIGNLRGSVIAAAILTVLPEMLRSMNDYRMLIYAIVLIVVMIFNQSPQMIALREKLTARFRKDHEAGKAKQKKGVA
- a CDS encoding branched-chain amino acid ABC transporter permease, which translates into the protein MQFLSYLINGISLGSVYALIALGYTMVYGIAKMLNFAHGDVIMIGSYVVFFTFGTSGMNPILSILLSMVVCTVLGVVIERVAYRPLREAPSLAVLITAIGVSYLLQQVAQLTWSSSPKSFISVISGIPFLQPISLFDGQLTISAETIVTIVVCIVIMAVLIWFVNNTSAGHAMLAVSEDRGAAQLMGVNVNATISLTFAIGSALAAVAGALLCSSYPTLQPTTGAMPGIKAFVAAVFGGIGSIPGAFLGGILLGVIENLSKAYISTQLSDAIVFLVLIVVLIVKPTGLLGKKVNVKV
- a CDS encoding ABC transporter ATP-binding protein translates to MALLEVSNLGIAFGGLQAVAQLDLSIEKGHLYGLIGPNGAGKTTVFNMLTGVYKPTEGNIVLDGKDITGQNPEHISRAGVARTFQNIRLFNEMTVLDNVKVGLHNQIKYNMWTGIFRLPAFKEKEHEMNREAHKLLKIFDLDGEANLKANQLPYGKQRKLEIARALATNPKLLLLDEPAAGMNPNETEELMQTVRSVRDQFGIAILLIEHDMNFVMGICEEITVLDYGRVIARGDGKAIRNNPKVIAAYLGGD
- a CDS encoding ABC transporter substrate-binding protein codes for the protein MKKLVSSVLAASMVLSLAACGSTATTSESSASSSEATASASAATGESAGSGSYTGTPIKIGGIGPITGAAAVYGNAVKNAEELAVKEINAANGSDVFEWQFEDDENDAEKSVNAYNTLKDWGMQILAGPVTTTPSVAVAAETVNDNMFMLTPSASSLSVILNDANDESTARGNVFQVCFTDPNQGVASADYIADNGLPTKIGVIYDSSDAYSSGIYDKFKAEAETKGLEIVAAEAFTADNKSDLSTQLAKCQEAGAELVFLPIYYQEASQILIAADKIGYEPEFFGCDGMDGILSIEGFDTSLAEGLMLLTPFAADAQDEKTQAFVSAYEAAYGETPNQFAADAYDVIYSIYQAVLAGGINGDMDASEICDALKTQFTSMTFDGLTGTGMTWDATGAISKNPKAVVIKDGAYAAM